The Castanea sativa cultivar Marrone di Chiusa Pesio chromosome 11, ASM4071231v1 genome contains a region encoding:
- the LOC142617046 gene encoding serine/threonine-protein phosphatase 7 long form homolog: MDPHRAGPSIGTVLTRQPMHRSSLLWDASLAGEEVPGVLTCRHRDKGLFDGGLDPQIAAYITDAGLDGLLRVPHMDLDHALITALVERWRPETHSFHLPHGEMTITLQDIEVIMGVPVHGLPMVGFTHMDNWLDFCMDLLGTPLHRTDHLVQKRTLQCWKGRG, from the exons ATGGACCCACATCGAGCAGGACCCTCTATAGGGACTGTCTTGACGAGGCAACCTATGCATCGTTCAAGTTTGCTTTGGGATGCTTCTTTGGCAGGCGAG GAAGTGCCAGGTGTTCTGACTTGTCGTCACCGAGATAAAGGTCTGTTTGATGGTGGGTTAGATCCACAGATTGCCGCTTATATCACAGATGCGGGGTTAGATGGGCTACTTCGGGTTCCACATATGGACCTTGACCATGCACTGATCACGGCCTTAGTGGAGAGATGGCGGCCAGAGACGCACTCATTCCACTTGCCCCACGGTGAGATGACCATCACGCTACAAGACATAGAGGTCATCATGGGGGTACCTGTACATGGCTTGCCGATGGTAGGATTTACCCATATGGACAACTGGCTTGACTTTTGCATGGATTTGCTAGGTACCCCCCTCCACCGGACAGACCATTTGGTACAAAAAAGAACACTGCAGTGTTGGAAGGGCCGAGGATAA